The Polyangiaceae bacterium genome includes a region encoding these proteins:
- the dnaX gene encoding DNA polymerase III subunit gamma/tau yields MRALPGDRRRQRRDVQEIDGASYNGVDEVRRLQEMIPYRPARDRFKIFIVDEVHMLSQSAWNAFLKTLEEPPPHVKFIFATTEVHKVPITILSRVQRFDFKLIPTRLIADSLRKVTAKEGVDADDAALALISREAAGSMRDAMSLLDQVIAWGGPRLTGPDVARVLGVASHQVLHDITGALVRGDAARALGVVAELSREGQDIPHVARDLLALLRDVVVAKVCPEPGELLDLADEERRDVMELAKHENADDLVRLHQGFSQGFDDVVRSGQPRAALEMLLVRLARRPPLLPIDDLLGRLRELERRLGSAPRRDVGRESPPLPDAPRRPEARPRPRIRARRSARAGRRTAARNPHSHVPRWRRFRRLLPRRAPSPSRRSALRLRGGGVRRHLGAAGCGAPGARRVLRARRSAHGDADRAGGRIRAGQRGGGAGGGKGSGGRPHPSCQRALRRARARRGRARLGALPGLRHVGPAAGAGAPRQGPARHRGGQTPPSSGRRHGGPGRATGRISSSRPTDVGLRSNPRERTLPPCFPSVCPV; encoded by the coding sequence GTGCGCGCCCTGCCTGGAGATCGCCGCCGGCAGCGACGTGACGTCCAGGAGATCGACGGCGCCAGCTACAACGGCGTGGACGAGGTGCGGCGCCTCCAAGAGATGATCCCGTACCGACCCGCCCGCGACCGCTTCAAGATCTTCATCGTGGACGAGGTCCACATGCTCTCGCAGAGCGCGTGGAACGCCTTCCTGAAGACGCTGGAGGAGCCGCCGCCTCACGTGAAATTCATCTTCGCGACCACGGAGGTGCACAAGGTTCCGATCACGATCCTGAGCCGCGTGCAGCGCTTCGACTTCAAGCTGATTCCGACGCGCTTGATCGCGGACAGCCTGCGGAAAGTGACGGCGAAGGAGGGCGTCGACGCCGACGATGCCGCCCTCGCGCTGATTTCTCGCGAAGCAGCCGGCAGCATGCGGGACGCGATGAGCCTGCTCGATCAGGTCATCGCCTGGGGCGGTCCCAGGCTGACCGGGCCGGACGTGGCCCGCGTGTTGGGCGTCGCCAGCCACCAGGTCCTCCACGACATCACCGGCGCGTTGGTGCGCGGCGACGCAGCCCGCGCGCTCGGCGTGGTCGCGGAGCTCTCCCGAGAGGGCCAGGACATCCCGCACGTCGCCAGGGATCTGCTCGCTCTGCTCCGAGACGTCGTCGTCGCGAAGGTCTGCCCGGAGCCCGGTGAGCTGCTCGATCTCGCCGACGAAGAGCGGCGCGACGTGATGGAGCTCGCGAAGCACGAGAACGCGGACGATCTGGTGCGCCTGCACCAGGGTTTCTCCCAGGGCTTCGACGACGTGGTCAGGAGCGGACAGCCCCGCGCCGCGCTCGAGATGCTGCTGGTACGCCTGGCCCGCCGTCCGCCGCTCCTGCCCATCGACGATCTGCTCGGCAGGCTCCGGGAGCTGGAGCGGCGGCTCGGCAGCGCGCCGCGTCGCGACGTCGGCCGCGAGAGCCCTCCTCTGCCCGACGCCCCGCGCCGCCCCGAGGCGCGCCCGCGGCCCCGGATCCGCGCCCGGCGGAGCGCCCGAGCAGGCCGAAGGACGGCCGCGAGGAACCCCCACTCGCACGTCCCGCGCTGGCGGCGGTTCCGCCGGTTGCTCCCGCGACGCGCGCCGAGCCCGAGCCGGAGGAGCGCCCTCCGACTTCGCGGTGGTGGCGTTCGTCGGCATCTTGGAGCGGCTGGCTGCGGAGCGCCCGGAGCTCGCCGCGTTCTTCGAGCACGCCGCTCCGCTCACGGTGACGCCGACCGAGCTGGTGGTCGGATTCGAGCCGGGCAGCGTGGTGGCGGCGCAGGCGGCGGGAAAGGAAGCGGTGGCCGCCCTCACCCGAGCTGCCAGCGAGCACTTCGGCGCGCGCGTGCACGTCGTGGTCGAGCTCGACTCGGAGCGCTCCCGGGGCTTCGACACGTTGGCCCAGCAGCAGGTGCGGGAGCGCCGCGCCAAGGTCCAGCACGCCATCGCGGAGGCCAAACGCCACCCTCGAGTGGTCGACGCCATGGAGGTCCTGGGCGCGCGACTGGAAGGATCTCAAGCTCGCGTCCGACTGACGTCGGCTTGCGCTCGAATCCGAGAGAGAGAACACTCCCGCCGTGCTTCCCGAGCGTCTGTCCCGTCTGA
- the bioA gene encoding adenosylmethionine--8-amino-7-oxononanoate transaminase, translating to MQDYVERTEPLCISEARGARLYDADGRSYLDGNSSWWTAALGHGHPRLVRALCRQAEAMSHVPLAGIAHEPAALLAEELVAVAPEGLERVFFSDDGSTAVEVALKLSLQYWQQNGRPSRTRFVALGGAFHGETLGASALGGVEVFRRPFASVLLDCIHVPVDASGHERAFRSLARVLDESRDTLAAVVLEPVVQGAAGMRMYPPELLTKAAELAREADVFLVLDEVFTGYGRTGPMWALQHAGVRPDMLCTAKAFSGGMLPMAATLVSERVFEGFLGDASRAFYYGHTYCGNPLGAAVAREVLAVYRDERILERARPKAPRIAAAFARLGDLAGVTNVRCLGMIGALDLGGGEGYLAGSGWRVYAEALRRGAYVRPLGNVVYVAPPLNIDDAELDELLAIVDESVRAVL from the coding sequence ATGCAGGACTACGTGGAGCGAACGGAGCCGCTGTGCATCAGCGAGGCTCGAGGCGCGCGGCTCTACGACGCGGACGGCCGGAGCTACCTCGACGGGAACTCTTCCTGGTGGACTGCCGCGCTCGGACACGGACACCCGCGCTTGGTCCGAGCCCTGTGCCGGCAGGCCGAGGCGATGAGCCACGTACCGCTCGCGGGGATCGCCCACGAGCCCGCCGCTCTGCTGGCCGAAGAGCTCGTCGCGGTCGCGCCGGAGGGCCTCGAGCGGGTCTTCTTCAGCGACGACGGCTCGACGGCCGTGGAGGTCGCGCTCAAGCTCTCGCTGCAGTACTGGCAGCAGAACGGCCGCCCGAGCCGGACGCGCTTCGTCGCTCTGGGCGGCGCGTTTCACGGCGAGACTCTGGGTGCCAGCGCGCTCGGTGGCGTCGAGGTCTTCCGCCGCCCGTTCGCCAGCGTCCTGCTCGACTGCATCCACGTTCCAGTCGATGCCTCCGGGCACGAGCGCGCGTTCCGCTCGCTGGCACGCGTCCTCGACGAGTCGCGCGACACGCTGGCCGCAGTCGTGCTCGAGCCCGTCGTGCAAGGCGCAGCAGGGATGCGCATGTACCCGCCGGAGCTCTTGACGAAGGCGGCGGAGCTGGCGCGCGAGGCCGACGTGTTCCTGGTCCTGGACGAGGTGTTCACGGGCTACGGTCGCACCGGTCCGATGTGGGCGCTCCAGCACGCCGGCGTGCGCCCGGACATGTTGTGCACGGCGAAGGCCTTCAGCGGCGGCATGCTGCCGATGGCCGCGACGCTGGTGAGCGAGCGTGTGTTCGAGGGCTTCCTGGGCGACGCTTCCCGGGCGTTCTACTACGGGCACACCTACTGCGGGAATCCGCTGGGAGCGGCCGTCGCGCGCGAGGTCCTCGCGGTCTACCGCGACGAGCGCATCCTGGAGCGCGCCAGGCCCAAAGCGCCGCGCATCGCCGCCGCGTTCGCGCGGCTCGGCGACCTCGCCGGCGTCACGAACGTGCGCTGCCTCGGCATGATCGGCGCGCTCGACCTGGGCGGCGGCGAGGGCTACCTCGCGGGCAGCGGATGGCGGGTCTACGCCGAAGCGCTGCGGCGGGGCGCATACGTCCGCCCGCTCGGCAACGTCGTGTACGTGGCTCCGCCGCTCAACATCGACGACGCGGAGCTCGACGAGCTCTTGGCGATCGTGGACGAGTCGGTGCGCGCGGTGCTCTGA